In Methylomonas sp. MK1, the following are encoded in one genomic region:
- a CDS encoding methyl-accepting chemotaxis protein encodes NTVAKLSQTISEVISAADQLGNASEQISSTSQSLSQAASEQAGSVEITSASIEEMAASINQNADNAKVTDGMASKAATEASQGGEAVKQTVDAMREIAKKIGIIDDIAYQTNMLALNAAIEAARAGDHGKGFAVVAAEVRKLAERSQVAAQEIGELAETSVETAESAGKLLDEIVPSIARTSDLVQEIAAASQEQSAGVSQVNNAMNQMNQITQQNASASEQLAATAEEMTSQAEQLQSLMSFFRLDNGGRRATTPTEVKAAKKTIKVKPVAQASANIDHDFDLNQFERF; translated from the coding sequence TAACACCGTCGCCAAACTCTCCCAAACCATTTCCGAGGTTATTTCGGCAGCGGATCAGCTGGGTAATGCCTCCGAGCAGATCAGTTCCACCTCCCAATCGCTGTCGCAAGCCGCCAGCGAACAAGCGGGCAGTGTCGAGATCACCAGCGCCAGCATCGAGGAAATGGCGGCCAGCATCAACCAGAATGCCGACAATGCCAAAGTCACCGACGGCATGGCCAGCAAAGCCGCTACCGAAGCCAGCCAAGGCGGTGAAGCCGTTAAGCAGACCGTTGACGCCATGCGCGAGATCGCCAAGAAAATCGGCATCATCGACGACATTGCGTATCAGACCAACATGTTGGCACTGAATGCGGCCATCGAAGCGGCGCGGGCCGGCGATCACGGCAAAGGCTTCGCGGTGGTGGCGGCGGAAGTCCGCAAGCTGGCCGAGCGCAGCCAAGTGGCCGCGCAGGAAATCGGCGAATTAGCGGAAACCAGCGTGGAAACAGCCGAATCGGCCGGCAAACTGTTGGATGAAATCGTCCCCAGCATAGCCAGAACCTCCGATTTGGTCCAGGAAATTGCCGCCGCGTCGCAAGAGCAATCGGCCGGTGTCAGCCAAGTCAACAATGCGATGAACCAGATGAACCAGATTACCCAGCAAAATGCTTCGGCCAGCGAACAATTGGCGGCAACTGCGGAAGAAATGACCAGTCAGGCTGAACAGCTGCAATCGTTGATGAGCTTTTTTAGACTCGACAATGGCGGTCGAAGAGCTACGACACCAACTGAAGTCAAAGCGGCAAAAAAGACTATCAAGGTGAAGCCCGTCGCTCAGGCAAGTGCGAATATCGATCATGACTTCGATTTAAACCA